The genomic segment AAATTCCTCCCCCGTAGGGGCTGGTTGAGCAGTAAGGCCAGCCCGAGCGCCGCGGCCATCGTCGGGGGTACTGTGCCGATAACATAGTAGAAGGTGTTGACCAGAGAAATGCGGAAGGTTGTATCGCGGAACAACTGCCTGAAATTGTCTAATCCCGCCCAGGAAACCACATTCGCCCCATCCCAGTTCATTAATGCCAGCGCGAGGGAGAAGACCATAGGCACTAACGTGAATATGGCGAAGCCAAGTAAATTGGGGAGGATGAAGGAGTAGGCAATCAGGTTTTGCCTGAGTGCTCCTCGCCGCGCGCCGGTGGCATATTGTTTGAGACGGTTTAATTGTATAGAGTCCATAAGGTTAGAAAAAATCTTTCACTCTATCGCCTAAAAAGTTGTCTGAAAAGCATGTCATTTCGAGGCCATAAGCCGAGAAATCCCCGGAATCTCGCCGGAAAACCTTACGCCGTAGGGATTTCTCGCTACGCTCGAAATGACATGTTAGGCTTTTTAGACAGGCTCTAAGAGCCTACGCATGATCCGGGACTTAACCCGGAAGATAGGTGTCCCTAATCATGAGTTGGGCGACAGTATACAGCCAGAGTAGCAAGGCAGCAAACGGCCTAGCGCCCATCCCTCACCTGCTCTACACCCACACGTCGCTCATACCTGGCAGGGAAGTCCCGCTGTGTAGACGAGACTTCCCCACAGATATTGTCTAACCGGCGCCTGCGTTATTGACTCAGCGCTTCTGAGATACGGCTGGTCATTGACGCAATCCCTTCGTCCACGGGGACAGATTCGGTCATGATCAGGTCGTGTTCCTCGTTCAAGATCTGTTCAACTGCGCCTACTTTGGGGTGCATCGGGAGTTCGAGGCGAACGGTCGCTGTCTGCAAGGCCTCGGTGGCTCCGGGCGGAACTCCCTCGAGGGAGGAAAAGACTCCGAGTATCTCCGCATTGCGCATGGCCGGGAGATTGCCGGTAGCGGCCAGGGCTTTGGCTCCTTCGGGGCCGCCGTAGAACTTGATAAAATCCCAGGCAGCATCTTTGTTCTTCGAGTTCGTGTTGATGGCCAGGGAAGTCAGCGTGCCGGCGGTTGTTCCGGGCTCGACCCCTTCAGGGTGCGGGTACTTCACCACGTCCCAGTTAAAATCTATCTCACCCGCGTTTTTGGCCGCAATCAGCGAGCCGATGAACCAGGACCCCATCGGGAGCATGGCAATCTGTTGGTTCTTGAAGACGCCCGAGTAGTGGACACTGCCCGCCTTCAACTCGCCATAATCCATGATGATGTCATCATCCTGCATAGCCACAACCATGTCGTACATCGGTTTCATGAAGCTGTAATCGGTGGCGATGACCGTGTTCTTGCCATCCTGCACCGTTGCCAGCTCAACGGTCGAGCGCCAAGTGTGAAAATGGGCGCCATAGACCTTATCGGCGCCTTCGCCGCTGGTCATCTGGCGCGCTATTTGATCAAATTCTTTCCACGTCATGTCATTGGTGGGATAGTCAACGCCGGCCTTGTCAAAGAGATCCTTGTTATAGTAAAGGATCCAAATATCGCTGCGGAACGGAAGGCCGTAGATCGAGCCTTCGAAGGTCAGCTCTTCGGCCGCGCCGCTATAGACACTCAGGTCAAGCCCATCCGCTTCGATGTAGCTTTCCAGCGGTATAATCTGACCCCGAGTTAGCATGGCGGAATAACCAGGAATATCTTTGATCGTGATGATATCAGTCTCGTCGCCACCCGAGAGCATGATATTGACCTTATCCTGATACTCGGCCGAAGAAATGTCAATCAATTCCACGGTGACGTTGGGATTTTGGGCTTGATAAGCGTCTACCACGGCCTGCCAATAGGGAGTGGTGCCGATATCCCATGCCGTCATCTTGAGAGCAATAGGTTCTGCTGGTTCTTCAGCCGCCGGTTCTTCGGCTGCTGGTTCTTCAGCCGCCGGTTCTTCGGCCGCTGGCTCTGCGGCTGCCGGTTCTTCGGCCGCTGGCGCTTCGGCCGCCGGTTCTTCAGCTGCCGGCTCGGGGGCCGGGGCAGAGGGCGCACACGCCGCCAAAACTAGCGACAACAAAACAAGCAGGGTTAACAGAGTAGATAAACGTTTCATTAGGTTCCTCCTAAATTTAGATTAGATTAAGTGGATGATAATCGCTTTTCGAATACCACAGGCATCCGAGAAGCGTGGGAACAATAGCTGAGGGGGATAGCCTCTGAAGAAGAATCGAATTCCTGACACCTCCTCTAAAAACAGCTTTGTTAGTTAGGAAGATGGACGATCTCAGGGTTGAATCGGGTAATTGAAGCAGGTGTGCAATTATATCAAAGAATGTAAGAGATTATATATTTTTTCTTTACATTTGTCAATTATTACTTGTATTTTACAAAAATTGCAGTATAATTTACTGTAATAATTTTCCTTGACTCTATTCAAGATTTTCAGTACAGTTTTTTCATAATTTTTCCAGGAGAAAAACACGATGACCAGGGAAAAACGTCCTACGCTCGCCGATGTTGCCCACCATGCCCAGGTTTCCACAGCCACCGTCTCGCGGGTACTGCGCAATACAGGCCCCGTAAGCCAGGACCTTCGCCAGCGAATTGAGACATCTGTGGCAGCGTTGGGTTACATCCC from the Anaerolineae bacterium genome contains:
- a CDS encoding sugar ABC transporter substrate-binding protein, producing the protein MKRLSTLLTLLVLLSLVLAACAPSAPAPEPAAEEPAAEAPAAEEPAAAEPAAEEPAAEEPAAEEPAAEEPAEPIALKMTAWDIGTTPYWQAVVDAYQAQNPNVTVELIDISSAEYQDKVNIMLSGGDETDIITIKDIPGYSAMLTRGQIIPLESYIEADGLDLSVYSGAAEELTFEGSIYGLPFRSDIWILYYNKDLFDKAGVDYPTNDMTWKEFDQIARQMTSGEGADKVYGAHFHTWRSTVELATVQDGKNTVIATDYSFMKPMYDMVVAMQDDDIIMDYGELKAGSVHYSGVFKNQQIAMLPMGSWFIGSLIAAKNAGEIDFNWDVVKYPHPEGVEPGTTAGTLTSLAINTNSKNKDAAWDFIKFYGGPEGAKALAATGNLPAMRNAEILGVFSSLEGVPPGATEALQTATVRLELPMHPKVGAVEQILNEEHDLIMTESVPVDEGIASMTSRISEALSQ